The sequence below is a genomic window from Pseudorca crassidens isolate mPseCra1 chromosome 7, mPseCra1.hap1, whole genome shotgun sequence.
TTCGCTTTGGTCAAGAGCAGGGTTTCTGACTAACTTGGGCCACCGAGGGGGAGGCGGAATCCCCTCTGCAGCCACGCTGGCCCCTGGCCGGGTCTGGGTGGCCAAACCTGTCTTCTCTCGTCCTGCATACGGACCCTGGGTGATGACAGACCCTTTTCCTTTCCAGGCGGGAGAGATGCCACCTGCATGCTGTGGAACTGACGAAACAAAATTCCAGATGGGTGTTCAGGAATCCCTGTAAGGGTGCCGGCCACGGTGGTCCGGATTCCGGGCAGGCTCCCTTTCCCTGACCGTGATCGGGGCCGGGTCCTGCCCCTGGCagccctgggccccctgcacctGCAGGCAGGGTCAGCACGcaggaggggaagggcagggggcGACTCCACCCCAGGTTTCAGTGGCGTTCTCGACCGGGAAGTGAAAGGTCCTCATTTTGTCAGAGGTTTGGCGCCAGTCCTGAGGACAGAGGACTCGACTGTGTCAGGCAGGCTCAGCTGGGACCCCAGGCCTCCCGCTGTACTGTGTGGGGGCAGGGCGGCTGGCACTCTTACCCCGTGGGGACAGGATCGCGGGAGGGCACCCCAGGATGAGCTGGGACTCACCTGCTGTCCATCAGCCACCGCAAGCCTCTGTGTGCCGGAGccgggtgggggtcagggaccAGGGGGACAGAGCTGGGAGGCTCTCGGCCAGCTGGGGGGCCCCCCACGAGGTCTGACCCCACCCCGGCGGCACCTGTCTCCTAGCCCTGGGTGTGCTGGAGTACCGGGTGCTGGCCACCAACTTCAGGGACTATGCCATAGTGCTCACGCAGCTGGAGCTCCAGGACGAGGCCTTCAGCACCGTGGAGCTGTACAGTGAGTGCGGCCGCGGGCGCGGAGGCCTCCCTGCCGTGCGGGGCCTCCGTCCTCCCGGGGTCCCAGCCTTGAAAGAGCCCAGCGGGCTGGCGGCCGCTCCACTCCATCACTCATCCCTGCATGAAATCCCCACCGGGGCCCCAAGCCTTCCTTCCCTGTCGCCCCCTCCCCGCACTTGTCCTCTGTGGGAGACGTGACCCTGCCTGGAGGGAGGGACGGGGTGGGAGCTGCATGTGGTAAAGGGCCTTGGGGTCAGAAGAGCGCAGGGTCCCAGGTGTCTGTCTGGTTCCTGCTGCGGACCCCCTGCTCGCCCCCGTCCCCCAGCCTGGGTCTCAGGGGGCACCTCCCCTGCAGGCCGGACGGAGCTGGCCAGCCAGAAGGCCATGGGCCTCTTCACCAAGTGGAGCAAGGGCCTGGGCTTCTCGTCCCAGCAGCAGGCCACGCTGCAGAAGGACCGTGAGTGTCACCGAGCCTGACGCCACCGTGTGCTGAGGGGCACGGACCGTGGGGCCATTTGCTGGCTTCGGCTGCGCTCGGGGACCCTCCAGGCCTCAGGGCTGGCAGGTCTCGGGGGTCTTCAAGGAGTCACCTAGTCCCCGCCCCAAGTCAGACCTGTGGGgacggggggggggcggggggggctgtGTGCAGGGGCCGGCAGGGCCCCAGGTGCTCTGCGGCCACGGTCTGTCTCAGGCACCCGGCTGGGCAGGGAGACCCGCCCCGTCCTCACTGCCGTCTCGCTTTCCTCCCCCAGTCACCTGTGCACGCAAGGCCTTCCAGGTAAGCGGACTTCCCGAGCGTCCCTGAGCTCCTGTGTGGTGGGTGGAGTCTGGGGGCCCTGGGGCCCCTCCATCCCAGTGGCTGTACCGCCGCCATGCAGGGCTGGGGGCTTGGGGGAGCTGATGCCTCTCCGGGCGAGCCCAGGGTCCCCCAATGTTCCTCATGGTTTTCAGTGAATGCTGCAGCCCCCAGGGGACCGGAGGAGGCTGGCCAGACGCTACCCTCCCTGCTCAGCCTCCCAGGAGCTGGGCTTTGGGCCGGCTGCTCCCAGGGGCTCTCGACGCAGATTCCAATAAAGCGGCTCCACAAACCTGTGCCACGCCTCTCGCCTGTGTGCGcgcagggcctgggctgggggcagccagAGGAGCCCACAGGGAGCTGCCTGTGTGCGCACGgtgcctgggctgggggcagccgGAGGAGCCCACAGGGAGCTGCCTGTGTGCGcgcggggcctgggctgggggcagccgGAGGAGCCCACAGGGAGCTGCCTGTGTGCGcgcggggcctgggctgggggcagccgGAGGAGCCCACAGGGAGCTGCCTGTGTGCGcgcggggcctgggctgggggcagccgGAGGAGCCCACAGGGAGCTGCCTGTGTGCGcgcggggcctgggctgggggcagccgGAGGAGCCCACAGGGAGCTGCCTGTGTGCGcgcggggcctgggctgggggcagccgGAGGAGCCCACAGGGAGCTGCCTGTGTGTGcgcggggcctgggctgggggcagccgGAGGAGCCCACAGGGAGCTGCCTCCTCGGGCCCTGGGCTGAGAGCAGCCAGAAGAACCCACAGGGAGCTGCCTCCTCGGGCCGGGTGGCTGCAGGGAGAGGCGGATGGGCAGGGTGGGCTTGTCAAGGGCTGAGCACAGAGCACAGAGCCAGCCTGGCACGAGAGTGCGGGCCTGCAGCCCCGTCCCTCCCCAGCGGCCCTCTGGCCCAGAGGTGGAAGCTGGGCTGCAGGCGGCTGCTCCTCCCACAGGGCTCACGGCAGGCGGGGCTCCAGGCAGGCAGGAGGCTGGTCCGCTCAGTTTGGAGGACGACCCTGTGATCTGGATGAAGAGTGGGCAGGGCGCTGGGCTGGCATGCCCAGGGTGTGAAAGATTGGCTTTTCCTGGCTGGAGCTcttggatggggggtgggggcagggacccCAGAGGGCTCGAACCTGTCGGTCCTCCTGTGTCCTGAAGTCCTGGCAGAGCACAAGCCGTCAGGGGAGGTGGgctgggagcagggtggggaCTGCCTCTCACTTGAGGTGAGGTCAGGTGCACACAGGCTGCCACCCTCTTCACACACACGCATGTGCACATGTGCGAACACGTCAGTACCTTCTAAGGGCATCGAGAAGGCAGCCCCCGCGTCAGCGCCGGCACCATCTGAGCCCCGTCTTCACG
It includes:
- the LCN6 gene encoding epididymal-specific lipocalin-6 translates to MAPYCPELKSTGTGSKVLNHGCPPAPPGSHRQLLGSWYILAVASGEKDFVVDKATKNIEGVMLTLTPENTLKVLSSRSRRERCHLHAVELTKQNSRWVFRNPSLGVLEYRVLATNFRDYAIVLTQLELQDEAFSTVELYSRTELASQKAMGLFTKWSKGLGFSSQQQATLQKDRECHRA